The sequence CGTGGCGCGCTGCGGCTCCCGCCTGGTCCTCGGGGCGGCATTCCGCGCCGGGCAGGGCGATCCACTGGCCCTGGCGCTCTTCGTGCGCAAGGGCGACAGGCTCTGGGGCCGCTACTGGGGCTGCTTCGAGGAAGTCCGCCACCTGCACTTCGAGACCTGCTACTACACGCCCATGACCTGGGCCATCGAGCGCGGCGTGCGGCTCTTCGACCCCGGCATGGGCGGCGTGCACAAGGCCCGGCGCGGCTTCGTCTCCTCGGCCTGCCTGAGCCTGCACCGCTTCCTGGATCCGCGCATGAGCGGCCTGCTCAAGGCGCACATCGGCGAGATCAACGAGCTCGAACGGGCCCACATCGCCGAGATGAACGAGCTCCTGCCGTTCGCCTGACCGCCTCTCCCGTCCGTTCTTCCCTCCTTGCACCCGAATCGAGACCGGATTTTCTCCGGCGACGCACCTCCATTGCCGAAGCGATTTCAGAGTGCGCGAGCAGCGCTTGCCATAATTATTGAATAGCTGTTCAGTTCTAAGCGTCTAATCGACAACATCCAAGAATATAATGGTACTTCCAGTCATGTTGGTCGTCCAACCAATGTTTTGCCCGGGGGTTTTTGTGTATTTTGGGAAATGCGGCTTGATTTTTGTCCCAAGTCAGGGCATCAAGTTAAACAGGCATTCAGCTTGAAGGGGATTGGCAGGCTGCGGCGGGTCCAATTCTTGGTGCTGGACGAGAAAGGAATCTTTGCCGCATCGGTGCCACATGGTTTGAAGGGGCATTCACCCCGTCAGGGGGAGGAGGTGGACGACATGAACGTGACGCAAATTCTCCACGAATCCATCGTCAGGCGCCGGGGTCTCGCCAAGCAGGTCGCCAAGGCTCTGGGCAAGCCGTATTCGACCCTGCTGCGCGAGCTCAACCCCTGGGACAGGGGGGCCAAGATCGGCGTGGACGACCTCTCGGCCATCCTCAGGTCCAGCGGGGACGTCTCGGCCCTGCGCGCCATCGCCGAGGATCTCGGCTACCGCCTTACGCCCGCGCGTGAGAAGAAGCTCTAGCGACCATTGGGAAGAAGGGTGGGGAAACGGGAGGCCCGCCTCGGCGGGCCTCTTGCTTTCGGGCGGCGTTCTCGCCTCCCAGGCGTCGGCCGCCCGCCGGGAATTCTCTTCGGAACGCTCTAGTATACAGTCGTGAAGCCGCGCGGGGCCAGGTCCCATTTGGCCCCGTAGACGTGCACCCGCCGCGTCGGCCGCCCGTCGGGCCCGGCCAGCGGGCCTCCCGCATGGAGCCAGGCCAGCAGGCCGCCGGCCAGATTCTCCACCTCGGGCGCCTTGCCGCCGTCGGCCTCGAGATCCCTGATCCATTCGCCGCTTCTGTAGCTGATGGTGCAGTAGGCGACGACCGTCTTGCCCGCGAAGCGGGCCGGGTCCTGCCGCCATGCGGCGAGGAAGTCCGGGGGCGTGAGCGCGCCGGGAATGACGGAGACCTCCCGCTCGCGCGGCTCCCGCAGATCCACGAAGACCGCCTTGCCCGCCTCCTGGAGATACAGGGCCCGCCCGGCCGAGATGTCCGGCACGGCCGGGAAGTCCTTGGCGTAGTCCCGATACATGGCCATGGCCATGGTCAGGCGTCTGGTGTCGTCGAGGTCCGCGTAGTCCGGGGAGAGGTGCTCGCGCGCGAGCAGGGCAGCCGCCACGGCGAAGGCCGCGAGCAGCAGCAGGAATCGCAGTCGCTTGCGGTGTGTGGCGGAAGCCGCGAGCGCCATCAGCCGGGCCTTGGTCCGAGCCGGAGGCCGGGTCCCAGGCCGAGCCGCTTGATGAAGCCGAAGGGCTTTTTCGCCTTGCGTCCGGCCGCCGGATCGGCCACCTGCTCCAGGGAGGGGCGAAGCTCCAGGGCGAGGCGCGCGACCTCTGCCGCGGCCCAGGACGTGAGGCCCTCGCACTGCTCGAAATGCGCCCGCTTGTCCTTCTTCACCGCCTTCGTCAGCACGCGGCAGCAGGCCGCGCCGTGGCTCTTGGTGAAGCGCTCGTGCAGCGCGGCCGAGGCCTCGCGCACGGCCTTGCGAGAGAGGGGGCGCGCAAGGGAGGGGCCAGGGGAGGAGAGCAGCAGCCCGAGGGCCACGGCCGCGCCGGAGAGCGCGCCGCACAGGCAGCCCTGTCCGCCGAGCCCCACGGGCAGCGCGGCGCTCATGCCCACGGCCTGCTCGCGCGTCAGGCCGCAGGAAAAGATCTCGTTCACGGCCACGAGCACGGCCTCGGAGCAGAGCAGCTCGCGCTCGTGGTAGAGGCCCTGGGCGCGACGGCGCACGGCGTCCACGATCTCGCCGTCCGCCTGGGTGGTGGCGGGCGCGGCGAGCTCGGTGCCGGGGATGGTCATCGCGTCCTCCCCGGTCGGCCGAACGCGCGGATGAAGACTCTGCTCATATCCTTGTGAGGTAGGGCCGCGGGGCGGTGCGGTCAAATAGATAGTCCTGATGGAGCCGCGTGCATTCATCGGCTCTCCGGACAGACCTCACGCAGCGCCCTAGCGCACGGTGAAGGGCACGGAGCAGACGACCTCGCCGTTCTCCTCGGCCAGGGTCACGATCCAGCGACCGCGGGACTTCTCGCCGTCCATGTTCTTGAGCAGCCAGATGCGGAAGCCCCTGGCGCCCGCCGGGATGTCCACGCCGCTCTTCTGCGCCTCCTGCCAGGCCCCCATGTCCGAGGGCTTGGCGCCTTCGGGCAGGAAGTTCCAGGTGGCGGTCAGGTGCACTGCCTCGTCGGAGTCGAGCCTGAGCCAGACGTAGACGCGGTCGAGCCCGGAGGCGGCGAAGCTCGGCTGGGCGGTGGAGGCGGGCGGCAGCACGGAGATGCCGTCCACGGGCTCGCGGAAGCTCGCCGAGTGCGGATCGAGGTCCATCTTCTCCGAGATCTTGATCTCGGTCACGCTCGTCGCGGCCCGGGCCGGGGCGGCCGCGAGGGCCAGCAGCAGGCCCGCGCACAGGGTCGCGGCGACGGTGCGGGTGAGGGTGCGGCCGATGGTGCGGCCGATGGTGCGGCCGATGGTGCGGCAGAAGGTGGGGGTGGCCGGG comes from Desulfovibrio sp. X2 and encodes:
- a CDS encoding phage regulatory CII family protein; its protein translation is MNVTQILHESIVRRRGLAKQVAKALGKPYSTLLRELNPWDRGAKIGVDDLSAILRSSGDVSALRAIAEDLGYRLTPAREKKL
- a CDS encoding rhodanese-like domain-containing protein; the encoded protein is MALAASATHRKRLRFLLLLAAFAVAAALLAREHLSPDYADLDDTRRLTMAMAMYRDYAKDFPAVPDISAGRALYLQEAGKAVFVDLREPREREVSVIPGALTPPDFLAAWRQDPARFAGKTVVAYCTISYRSGEWIRDLEADGGKAPEVENLAGGLLAWLHAGGPLAGPDGRPTRRVHVYGAKWDLAPRGFTTVY
- a CDS encoding C-GCAxxG-C-C family protein; translation: MTIPGTELAAPATTQADGEIVDAVRRRAQGLYHERELLCSEAVLVAVNEIFSCGLTREQAVGMSAALPVGLGGQGCLCGALSGAAVALGLLLSSPGPSLARPLSRKAVREASAALHERFTKSHGAACCRVLTKAVKKDKRAHFEQCEGLTSWAAAEVARLALELRPSLEQVADPAAGRKAKKPFGFIKRLGLGPGLRLGPRPG
- a CDS encoding DUF2914 domain-containing protein: MRAPFPLAKSPATPTFCRTIGRTIGRTIGRTLTRTVAATLCAGLLLALAAAPARAATSVTEIKISEKMDLDPHSASFREPVDGISVLPPASTAQPSFAASGLDRVYVWLRLDSDEAVHLTATWNFLPEGAKPSDMGAWQEAQKSGVDIPAGARGFRIWLLKNMDGEKSRGRWIVTLAEENGEVVCSVPFTVR